One genomic region from Rosa rugosa chromosome 1, drRosRugo1.1, whole genome shotgun sequence encodes:
- the LOC133727346 gene encoding peroxidase 10-like: protein MEHTYKLLTYVTLFCFLFISPPLVSSQLNYRFYDSSCPNLSKIVQQGVWSAIANDSRIAASLLRLHFHDCFVNGCDASVLLDDTSTLKGEKNAFPNKDSARGFEVIDKIKSNLEEACPSTVSCTDILTLAATSAVYFSGGPFWPVALGRRDGTTASEDAANDDLPSPFEPLENITAKFTAKGLNIKDVVVLSGAHTIGFAQCFTFKPRLFNFDDSGKPDPTLETSFLTNLQSVCPNQADSDTKLAPLDPVTSTKFDNVYFKRLVNNSGLLQSDQVLMGDNRTASMVIGYSRFPYLFNKDFGESMVKMANIGVLTGQSGQIRKNCRVVN, encoded by the exons ATGGAGCACACCTATAAACTTCTTACCTATGTTACCTTGTTTTGCTTCTTGTTCATAAGCCCTCCTCTTGTCTCCTCTCAGCTTAATTATAGGTTCTATGATTCCTCTTGTCCCAACTTGAGCAAGATTGTTCAACAAGGCGTTTGGTCAGCTATTGCAAACGATTCTAGGATTGCAGCCTCACTCTTGCGGCTTCACTTCCATGATTGCTTTGTTAAT GGATGTGATGCATCTGTGTTACTTGATGATACTAGCACTCTTAAGGGGGAGAAAAATGCATTTCCCAACAAAGATTCAGCGAGAGGCTTTGAGGTGATTGACAAAATCAAGTCAAATTTGGAGGAAGCTTGCCCATCCACTGTTTCTTGTACTGATATACTCACCCTTGCAGCAACTTCAGCTGTTTACTTT AGTGGAGGGCCATTTTGGCCTGTAGCCCTGGGTCGCCGAGACGGCACTACCGCAAGTGAAGATGCAGCTAATGATGATCTGCCATCACCATTTGAGCCCTTGGAAAACATCACTGCAAAGTTCACAGCCAAAGGCCTTAACATAAAGGATGTTGTTGTCCTCTCAG GTGCACACACTATTGGCTTTGCTCAATGCTTCACATTCAAGCCAAGACTATTCAACTTTGATGACTCTGGCAAACCAGACCCAACATTAGAGACATCATTTCTTACAAATCTACAAAGCGTGTGCCCAAATCAAGCTGACTCTGACACCAAACTGGCTCCACTGGATCCTGTCACTTCAACCAAGTTTGATAATGTTTACTTCAAAAGACTGGTGAACAATTCTGGGCTTCTCCAGTCGGACCAGGTCCTTATGGGGGACAATAGGACTGCTTCAATGGTTATCGGCTATAGCAGATTTCCTTATCTGTTTAACAAGGACTTTGGAGAATCCATGGTGAAGATGGCAAATATAGGTGTGCTCACTGGACAAAGTGGTCAAATCAGGAAGAATTGTAGGGTTGTGAACTAG